In Rhodamnia argentea isolate NSW1041297 chromosome 5, ASM2092103v1, whole genome shotgun sequence, the DNA window TATCTTTAGCTTTTTaacatttagaatttttttcagTCATATTCCATCATCTGATTGTCCTATTGATTCAGCTTGATACACCAATAACAAAGGTTTATACTTATTAGTGTTTGTATTATCAGCTTTGATGCATTTGTccgtgtttttgtttttccagaTTCTAGGTTCACCCAGCAGGAACTTCCCGCTTGCAAACCGATTTTGACTCCCGGTTGGGTACAATCTACAATTAGCATTATTagttcctttttatattttcaaatcacAATATAttatcggagcaaaatcatccGTGGCTTCTCAGAAACACTTCATCATATCAGGTCATTACGGCTCTTATTCTCGTCGGTGTGATCTTCATCCCCATTGGCCTCGCCTCCTTGTTTGCCTCTCAAAGAGTAATGTTTCAATTTTCTCATTTCATGGTACTTTGTTCtgaaatttgtttttcttgttttttgatTGTCAAACACTCGATTATTCCTCTGGACCGTAGGTTGTAGAAATTGTGGATCGATACGACGAAGATTGCATTCCTCCAAGTTTCAAGGACAGAGCTCTCGGCTTCATTCAAGATGATAATACTGATAAGACTTGCATTAGGAAGCTAACCGTGAGTCCATTTTCTGCTTACTGCGGgagttttcttttgttgatgcTTATTTCCATCTTTATGTGTGTTCTAAAAGAATCTATTGCTCCATTGTTGCAGGTCCCAAAGCTAATGAAAAGTCCCATTTACGTCTACTATCAGCTGTCTAACTTCTATCAGAATCATCGCCGGTACTCAAATTCATGTCCAGTTTGAATTCCATCTCTCCTATAATAATATGCACAAACGCTGATTGGAACTTTTCTGCATGATGTCTTTTCTAGATATGTCAAGAGTAGGAGCGATAAACAATTGCGAAGCAGGAAAGATGAGTCGAAGACAACCAATTGTGAGCCCGAAGCATTTGCGGGAGACAAACAGCCAATCGTTCCTTGTGGCCTCATCGCATGGAGCTTGTTCAACGACACTTACAAGTTTTCGGTGACCAATCAGCCGCTAGCCGTCAACAAGAGGAACATAGCATGGGACAGCGACCGAGAGCATAAGTTCGGATCCGACGTCTACCCGAAGAATTTCCAAAACGGACGTCTAATCGGCGGTGCAAAACTCAATTCAAGCATCCCTGTAAGCATTGGATCACCTCCATCTGATCCATTCAGTGGTTCGAAGAGTCacgctctctttctttttacgATTAACtgattgcattttgcattccACAGTTGAATGAACAGGAGGACCTGATCGTGTGGATGCGCACGGCGGCGCTGCCCACTTTCAGAAAACTGTATGGGAGGATAGAGGTCGATCTCGAAGCAGGTAAGGAGATCACGGTCATGATACAGAATAACTACAACACCTACGATTTCGGGGGCAAGAAGCACTTGGTGCTATCGACCACCAGTTGGCTGGGTGGGAAGAATGACTTCCTGGGAGCGGCCTATCTGGCTGTTGGAGGGATTTGCTTGTTCTTGGCAGTAGCCTTCATACTTGTCTATGTGCTCAAGCCAAGGTGAGTATCAATCATTCAAAACATGATTGTTGCAACAGAAGATTAGCTTTGGGAATTCTGACTAATTGATTTTTatatgtttctttttccttgtcttttttcatttatttatttaatgtttGATGATTTGGGCAGGCCTCTTGGAGATCCATCTTACCTATCTTGGAATAGGAATCCACTAGGACACCTGAACTAGTGCCTAAGTTTATGTTCTGAAGGAATACATGCCATGTATGGTACTTTGGTTTCGTGACATTTAATACTCTACTATTCAGCTGAGTCATTGTAAAGGAGACCATGTTTTGTAGCGTACTAAAACTCGGGATGAATCCATTCTCACTTCTATTATGAGTTTGTATCCATCTCTCATTGCGAACGTATGTATAAATGTATGTGTTCGCGTGTGACCCCGCAAAACAGATAGGCAAATTTACCAGCTGTGAAGGAGACTGTGGTACATATAAGGCAAGGGTGATTAGTTCTCGGTCCAATTCCTGAGCAGTCCAATCGTTGGGCTAAtcacttttcttttgatttgttgttaaatttttttcgttaaCTATATATTCGCCAAACCACCTCTCATTAATTACATCGTGTTGTCACTAAACCTAAAAATCATACTAAGCATATTAAGCATCTTAGATTTAAGTTTAGGTCTACATTTAGGAagtagtttttttaaaaaattagtcgGGGGAACTGGATTGACCAGACCGACCCTAAcaggttccaattttatggatcTGGGAACGGACTGGAACCCTCGAGGACTGAACCAAACCGGTTCGGGTGCGCATCAATGGTGAACAGTAACAGTTAAAGCTGTTGGTGTCTGAACTTCACTtctcttcaagcttccaaaCCAAGAAGTGGAGTTAACAG includes these proteins:
- the LOC115756914 gene encoding ALA-interacting subunit 3-like isoform X2 — its product is MVERGETSSTGGSDGTQDPFPSAKKITKRPKYSRFTQQELPACKPILTPGWVITALILVGVIFIPIGLASLFASQRVVEIVDRYDEDCIPPSFKDRALGFIQDDNTDKTCIRKLTVPKLMKSPIYVYYQLSNFYQNHRRYVKSRSDKQLRSRKDESKTTNCEPEAFAGDKQPIVPCGLIAWSLFNDTYKFSVTNQPLAVNKRNIAWDSDREHKFGSDVYPKNFQNGRLIGGAKLNSSIPLNEQEDLIVWMRTAALPTFRKLYGRIEVDLEAGKEITVMIQNNYNTYDFGGKKHLVLSTTSWLGGKNDFLGAAYLAVGGICLFLAVAFILVYVLKPRPLGDPSYLSWNRNPAGHLN
- the LOC115756914 gene encoding ALA-interacting subunit 3-like isoform X1 yields the protein MVERGETSSTGGSDGTQDPFPSAKKITKRPKYSRFTQQELPACKPILTPGWVITALILVGVIFIPIGLASLFASQRVVEIVDRYDEDCIPPSFKDRALGFIQDDNTDKTCIRKLTVPKLMKSPIYVYYQLSNFYQNHRRYVKSRSDKQLRSRKDESKTTNCEPEAFAGDKQPIVPCGLIAWSLFNDTYKFSVTNQPLAVNKRNIAWDSDREHKFGSDVYPKNFQNGRLIGGAKLNSSIPLNEQEDLIVWMRTAALPTFRKLYGRIEVDLEAGKEITVMIQNNYNTYDFGGKKHLVLSTTSWLGGKNDFLGAAYLAVGGICLFLAVAFILVYVLKPRPLGDPSYLSWNRNPLGHLN